One Bubalus bubalis isolate 160015118507 breed Murrah chromosome 10, NDDB_SH_1, whole genome shotgun sequence genomic window carries:
- the HBS1L gene encoding HBS1-like protein isoform X4, protein MTVSGKKQTMGFEVPRVTAEENGHSFHTPQKGHSSEDTSLVSSDVLESASKSALPSHTIQASEEQSSTPTPVKKSGKLRQQIDIKAELEKRQGGKQLLNLVVIGHVDAGKSTLMGHLLYLLGDVNKRTMHKYEQESKKAGKASFAYAWVLDETGEERERGVTMDVGMTKFETKTKVITLMDAPGHKDFIPNMITGAAQADVAVLVVDASRGEFEAGFETGGQTREHGLLVRSLGVTQLAVAVNKMDQVNWQQERFQEITGKLGHFLKQAGFKESDVAFIPTSGLSGENLITRSQSSELTKWYKGLCLLEQIDSFKPPQRSIDKPFRLCVSDVFKDQGSGFCVTGKIEAGYIQTGDRLLAMPPNETCTAKGITLHDEPVDWAAAGDHVSLTLVGMDIIKINVGCIFCVPKEPIKVCTRFRARILIFNIEIPITKGFPVLLHYQTVSEPAVIKRLISVLNKSTGEVTKKKPKLLTKGQNALVELQTQRPVALELYKDFKELGRFMLRYSGSTIAAGVVTEIKD, encoded by the exons AGTAACTGCTGAAGAAAATGGTCATAGTTTCCATACACCTCAAAAAGGACATTCTAGTGAAGATACCAGCCTTGTTTCTTCTGATGTACTTGAGAGTGCTTCTAAATCAGCTCTTCCATCCCACACCATTCAAGCATCAGAAGAGCAGAGTTCAACACCAACACCAGTGAAAAAGTCTGGCAAGCTGAGGCAACAAATAGATATCAAAGCGGAACTGGAGAAGCGGCAAGGAGGAAAGCAGCTCCTCAACCTAGTGGTCATTG GTCacgttgatgctgggaaaagtacTCTGATGGGACATTTGCTTTATCTTCTGGGTGACGTAAACAAAAGAACTATGCATAAGTATGAACAAGAGTCTAAAAAGGCTGGCAAAGCTTCGTTTGCATATGCATGGGTCTTGGATGAGACCGGCGAAGAAAGGGAAAG gGGGGTAACAATGGATGTTGGTATGACAAAGTTTGAGACCAAAACCAAAGTTATTACATTAATGGATGCTCCAGGCCATAAGGATTTCATTCCAAATATGATTACAGGAGCAGCCCAG gcAGATGTAGCTGTTTTAGTTGTAGATGCCAGCAGGGGAGAGTTTGAAGCTGGATTTGAGACTGGGGGACAAACACGAGAGCATGGACTCTTGGTTCGTTCTCTTGGAGTGACCCAACTCGCAGTTGCAGTCAATAAAATGGATCAG GTTAATTGGCAACAAGAAAGGTTTCAAGAGATTACTGGAAAACTTGGGCACTTTCTTAAGCAAGCAGGTTTTAAG GAAAGTGATGTAGCTTTTATCCCTACAAGTGGTCTCAGTGGTGAAAATCTAATCACAAGATCTCAATCAAGTGAATTAACAAAATGGTATAAAGGACTATGTTTATTAGAACAAATTG ATTCCTTCAAGCCTCCTCAAAGATCTATAGATAAGCCTTTTAGACTATGTGTATCTGATGTTTTCAAAG ATCAAGGATCTGGATTTTGTGTAACTGGTAAAATTGAAGCTGGTTATATCCAAACTGGTGACCGACTCCTAGCAATGCCTCCTAATGAAACTTGTACTGCAAAAG GAATCACTTTGCACGATGAACCTGTCGACTGGGCGGCAGCAGGAGATCATGTTAGTCTTACGTTGGTTGGAATGGATATCATCAAAATCAA TGTTGGCTGCATATTTTGTGTCCCCAAAGAACCCATTAAGGTTTGCACTCGTTTCAGAGCCCGAATCCTCATCTTTAATATTGAAATTCCTATCACTAAAGGATTTCCC GTGCTGTTACACTACCAAACCGTCAGTGAACCCGCTGTTATTAAAAGATTGATTAGTGTCTTAAACAAAAGCACTGGTGAAGTCACAAAGAAAAAGCCTAA aTTGTTGACCAAAGGCCAGAATGCATTAGTGGAGCTACAGACACAAAGACCAGTGGCTCTTGAGCTGTACAAAGACTTTAAAGAGCTGGGGAGATTTATGCTGCGCTACAGCGGTTCTACCATAGCTGCTGGTGTAGTGACTGAG ataaAAGATTGA